From a region of the Chitinivorax tropicus genome:
- a CDS encoding AraC family transcriptional regulator: MATQNTPIKQYHQGYSQRFNRVLDHIDQHLDQSLDLSQLAAIAYFSPYHFHRMFASCMGETPGDYIRRRRLAVAAFLLSHHPQRSILEIALMVGFGSGEALARAFKSLFGHTPTAWRQGADQHWAEEVVAIRQRAWWQRNFDQVIRNLDQTKLQGIGEDVSSNSQPRKTTMHVTIEHIPQRRVAYIRQIGPYGPAIGALWRNTFEPWLQLNGLTTQTCYGLGHDDPSITPPEKCRYDACVEVPDDFVANGQASIMILPAGRYAVMRFKGTGRDIADAWRALFSEWLPSSGMQVQCDLGPCFERYDRRVERDEATGEFECDLCIPVRPN; the protein is encoded by the coding sequence ATGGCAACACAGAATACACCGATAAAACAATATCATCAGGGATACAGCCAACGCTTCAATCGTGTATTGGATCACATCGATCAACATCTGGATCAGTCGCTGGACCTGAGCCAGTTGGCTGCCATTGCCTACTTTTCACCCTATCACTTCCATCGGATGTTTGCGTCCTGCATGGGCGAGACACCCGGGGACTATATCCGCCGCCGCCGGTTGGCAGTCGCGGCATTTCTGCTATCCCATCATCCACAACGCTCCATTCTGGAAATCGCACTGATGGTGGGGTTTGGTTCGGGAGAGGCATTGGCCAGGGCATTCAAGAGCCTGTTTGGGCACACCCCGACCGCATGGCGACAAGGAGCTGATCAGCATTGGGCGGAGGAAGTGGTAGCGATTCGGCAACGTGCATGGTGGCAACGCAATTTCGATCAGGTCATTCGCAATCTGGATCAGACCAAGTTGCAGGGCATTGGCGAAGATGTGAGCTCCAATTCACAACCCAGAAAGACCACTATGCATGTCACCATCGAGCATATTCCTCAGCGCCGAGTAGCCTACATCCGCCAAATCGGCCCTTATGGCCCGGCCATCGGCGCACTCTGGCGCAACACCTTTGAGCCCTGGTTACAGCTGAATGGGCTGACCACCCAGACATGTTATGGATTAGGCCATGACGACCCGAGCATCACGCCACCGGAGAAGTGTCGTTACGATGCATGTGTCGAAGTGCCAGATGACTTTGTGGCGAATGGACAAGCCAGCATCATGATACTACCGGCGGGGCGCTATGCCGTGATGCGATTCAAAGGCACAGGGCGAGATATAGCCGATGCATGGCGGGCGCTGTTCAGCGAATGGCTACCCTCAAGCGGCATGCAGGTCCAATGTGACCTGGGCCCTTGCTTCGAGCGCTATGACCGACGGGTGGAGCGTGACGAGGCGACCGGTGAATTCGAATGCGACCTATGCATTCCCGTGCGACCAAACTGA
- a CDS encoding sterol desaturase family protein, translating into MKKLSESHGHMPRGKGVVSGVIALILGVLCLLGVLAFHFPAYLTTPALRKSYDVATIRQIMFVAMVVAGGISLTNIVLGRVRWLSAWAFALIALTALLGGHKVPVNDFPDHTPYIGLDWFILDLLGSSLIFIFIEKLFALRKDQPVFRAEWQTDFQHFLVNHMVVGFILLATNLVVHKGLGWAVKDGVQDWVKDLPFVVELFLIILVADLVQYWTHRAYHEVPLLWRLHAVHHSVKSMDWLAGSRQHILELLLTRTLVLAPIFVLGFSKEVIDAYIVIVGFQAVFNHANVSVRLGPLRYVIVTPNFHHWHHSQDQEALDRNYAAHFAFLDYLFGTAVKSDREWPTEYGVLGDYVPDGFWKQLKFPFTWKG; encoded by the coding sequence ATGAAGAAGCTGTCGGAGTCGCATGGACACATGCCGCGTGGTAAGGGCGTGGTATCTGGGGTCATTGCGCTGATACTGGGCGTGCTATGTCTTCTTGGCGTCTTGGCCTTCCACTTCCCGGCCTATCTCACTACACCAGCGCTACGCAAGTCTTATGATGTTGCCACCATCCGCCAGATCATGTTTGTCGCCATGGTGGTGGCAGGTGGTATTTCGCTGACCAATATCGTATTGGGGCGGGTCAGGTGGCTATCTGCCTGGGCCTTTGCATTGATCGCCCTGACAGCGTTGCTTGGCGGGCATAAGGTGCCTGTGAATGACTTTCCCGACCACACGCCCTACATCGGGCTCGATTGGTTCATTCTTGATCTGTTGGGCTCCAGCCTGATTTTCATTTTCATCGAGAAATTGTTCGCCTTGCGCAAAGACCAGCCTGTATTTCGAGCGGAATGGCAGACGGATTTTCAACATTTCCTTGTCAACCACATGGTGGTCGGGTTCATTTTACTGGCGACCAATCTGGTCGTGCACAAAGGCTTGGGTTGGGCGGTCAAAGACGGGGTGCAGGATTGGGTGAAGGATTTGCCCTTCGTCGTCGAGCTGTTCCTGATCATTCTGGTGGCGGATCTTGTCCAGTACTGGACACACCGTGCCTACCATGAGGTGCCATTGTTGTGGCGGTTGCATGCGGTACACCATAGTGTAAAGAGCATGGACTGGTTGGCCGGCTCCCGCCAGCATATTCTGGAGCTGTTGTTGACCCGCACGCTGGTGCTGGCGCCAATATTTGTACTGGGCTTTTCCAAGGAAGTGATCGATGCCTACATTGTCATCGTTGGTTTCCAGGCTGTATTCAACCATGCCAACGTCAGTGTGCGGCTCGGTCCGCTACGGTATGTGATCGTGACGCCCAATTTCCACCATTGGCATCATTCACAAGATCAGGAAGCACTGGATCGCAACTATGCAGCGCATTTTGCCTTTCTGGACTACCTGTTTGGCACGGCGGTGAAATCAGATCGGGAGTGGCCCACCGAATATGGCGTGTTGGGCGACTATGTGCCCGATGGCTTCTGGAAACAGCTCAAGTTCCCATTTACCTGGAAGGGATGA
- a CDS encoding flagellinolysin: MQIQTNLGSLFSQRVLTQTTNGTGTVLQRLSSGLRINTAKDDAAGLQISERMTAQVRGNVQAIRNVNDGVGILQVAEGAMTSTIDMLQRIRELAVEANNASLSTSDRYALQQESIQLLNGITKIGVQTEFNGDQVFSQSTDSIGGNATRRAVSDGLKLGWIEESEALIKKYFGIVADGATLTINFDTSDGAGNTLASVSGSVGAGGKVFNQSLNVDMADFVPPNLPDGGTAPFYNDRVIAHEMVHAVMGRAVNMAAMPTWFLEGAAELIHGADERLAGDIQAAGGSVSTIVTNISNAWTGTSRDYSSAYAATRYLHDKLKGLGVEGGIKGLMQKLASTGSNLDTALNAVTGGTYASTAAFLTDFGANGVNYINTRMNLTNTDTGGIGGFDADSGAVRSAKDVLSDQGSTYADKMTDGFRLVYPTVAGGTGAKYYQLQLGSNPQQTLTASFTAVNAQALGVDDIDLVKLPTHALAHIDEALDYLNKQRAQIGAQLSRLAFSSQNLSFNVENTSSSRSRIRDADYASETAALARQQILQQSGTAMVTQANQLPKLALQLLR, from the coding sequence ATGCAGATTCAGACCAACCTCGGCTCCTTGTTTTCACAACGGGTGCTCACACAAACCACAAATGGCACAGGCACTGTGTTACAGCGCCTATCCAGTGGCTTGCGCATCAACACCGCCAAGGATGATGCCGCTGGCTTGCAGATTTCTGAGCGGATGACCGCGCAGGTTCGAGGCAATGTGCAAGCCATACGCAATGTGAATGATGGCGTGGGCATCCTGCAGGTGGCGGAAGGCGCCATGACCAGCACCATCGACATGTTGCAACGCATTCGTGAGCTGGCGGTTGAGGCCAATAATGCTTCGTTGTCCACCAGTGATCGTTATGCCTTGCAGCAGGAGTCGATACAGCTACTGAATGGCATCACCAAGATCGGTGTGCAGACTGAATTCAATGGCGATCAGGTCTTTTCTCAGAGCACCGACAGCATCGGTGGCAACGCCACCCGTCGTGCCGTCTCGGATGGGCTGAAGCTGGGATGGATCGAAGAATCAGAAGCATTAATCAAGAAGTATTTCGGTATCGTTGCCGATGGCGCGACCTTGACCATCAATTTTGACACCAGCGATGGTGCCGGTAATACCTTGGCCTCGGTGTCTGGCTCAGTCGGGGCAGGCGGTAAAGTATTCAATCAATCGCTGAATGTGGACATGGCGGACTTTGTGCCGCCCAATCTGCCAGATGGCGGCACAGCCCCTTTCTATAACGACCGCGTCATCGCCCACGAAATGGTGCATGCCGTGATGGGCCGGGCCGTCAATATGGCCGCCATGCCTACCTGGTTTCTGGAAGGTGCCGCCGAGCTGATTCACGGTGCAGATGAACGGCTGGCTGGCGATATCCAGGCCGCAGGCGGATCGGTTTCGACCATCGTCACCAACATCTCCAACGCCTGGACTGGCACCAGCCGTGACTACTCATCGGCTTATGCCGCTACGCGTTACCTGCATGACAAACTGAAGGGGCTGGGTGTCGAAGGCGGGATTAAAGGCCTCATGCAAAAATTGGCCAGCACTGGCTCCAATCTCGATACCGCGCTCAATGCCGTCACCGGTGGCACCTATGCGAGCACGGCAGCATTCCTCACTGACTTCGGGGCCAATGGTGTCAACTACATCAATACCCGGATGAATCTCACCAATACGGATACAGGTGGTATTGGCGGTTTCGATGCTGACAGCGGCGCTGTCCGTAGCGCCAAGGACGTGTTGTCCGATCAAGGTTCAACCTATGCAGACAAGATGACCGATGGTTTTCGTCTGGTGTATCCGACAGTGGCAGGTGGAACAGGTGCCAAGTACTATCAATTACAGCTTGGCTCCAATCCACAACAAACACTGACCGCATCATTCACGGCAGTAAATGCCCAAGCATTGGGCGTAGATGACATTGACCTGGTCAAGCTCCCCACACATGCACTTGCTCATATTGATGAAGCATTGGACTACCTGAACAAGCAACGTGCCCAGATCGGTGCTCAATTATCCAGGCTGGCTTTTTCATCGCAGAATCTGTCCTTCAACGTCGAAAACACCTCATCCTCTCGCTCCCGAATCCGCGATGCTGACTATGCATCCGAAACTGCAGCCCTGGCACGGCAACAGATTCTGCAACAATCGGGCACGGCCATGGTGACACAAGCCAATCAGCTACCCAAGCTCGCCCTGCAGTTATTGCGCTGA
- a CDS encoding HD domain-containing protein, with product MQEIVDFILELDQLKGVTRKNKPLGLTRYENSAEHSWQIAMLAMALQAYAPVPVKIDHVVAMLLVHDIGEIDTGDTIVYAEGGWDVRKAAELVAVKRIFGLLPAPTGAYFLSLWQEFEAGATAEARFAGAIDRAMPALLNLNNQGQSWRENGISYERVVSRLAEQIETGCPALWHYLKHRLDQARDEGWFASAQ from the coding sequence ATGCAGGAAATCGTTGATTTCATCCTGGAGCTGGACCAGCTCAAAGGGGTGACCCGAAAGAACAAGCCACTTGGCCTGACGCGCTATGAGAATTCAGCGGAACACAGCTGGCAGATAGCCATGCTGGCAATGGCGTTGCAGGCATATGCGCCAGTACCCGTGAAGATCGATCATGTGGTGGCCATGCTGCTGGTACACGATATTGGTGAGATCGATACGGGCGATACCATTGTCTATGCTGAGGGGGGCTGGGATGTGCGCAAGGCCGCCGAGCTGGTGGCGGTCAAGCGTATTTTCGGTCTACTGCCGGCGCCGACTGGCGCATATTTTCTGTCACTTTGGCAAGAATTCGAGGCGGGTGCTACAGCAGAGGCTCGTTTTGCCGGTGCAATCGATCGGGCCATGCCCGCGCTATTGAACTTGAACAATCAAGGCCAGAGTTGGCGTGAGAATGGTATCAGCTATGAGCGGGTGGTTAGTCGCTTGGCCGAGCAGATCGAGACGGGTTGTCCCGCATTGTGGCATTACCTGAAACATCGACTGGATCAAGCAAGAGATGAAGGCTGGTTTGCCTCAGCGCAATAA
- a CDS encoding amino acid adenylation domain-containing protein: MDGKLNTTTLSLAHDQTLPDLLRAQALAYPERVAVVHDDQEIGYRELVETSEQVSSYLRHLGIKADGCVGIFVDPSVDLLVSIWGVLFAGGAYLPLSPEYPEERLRYMIDDAKIQVIFTQQHLKAKLAELAPSHIQIATMADVQAFTSHRQQQSQPHLAGKHDLAYVIYTSGSTGKPKGVMIEHHSIASQMRWLQATYQLGGNRAVLQKTPMSFDAAQWEILAPAVGCRVVMGNPGIYRDPEALVRTILRHQVTTLQCVPTLLQALLETDGIHDCTSLTQIFSGGEILSRQLARQCLDTLPNCALVNLYGPTECTINASAFTVRREQLADGPHAISIGTPVKDTQYYILDEAQQPVAEGEPGELYIGGIQLARGYLHRPELTTERFVDNPFDTKTGAKLYRTGDLVTRNEDGTVHFLGRVDRQVKLRGFRVELDEIRLAIEAHDWVKNAAVLIKQDPRTSFQHLIACIELNAREAALMDQGNHGAHHQSKESRLQVRAQLANLGCRDEAELAGRPVVSLAGYEPTETQRRRVFARKTYRFYEGGPVQRADVLRLLDTPMPSTQPRSLDTLSWAAFGEILRYFGQYLSTERLLPKYGYASPGALYATQMYLELSHIGGLQSGYYYYHPIHHQLVLIQALPDAPAATARVHFIGKKRAIEPVYKNNIQEVLEFETGHMLGLFDLVLPAYGLAIDNGVFQPEIKASLACAEEDYYLGSFAIRPDSAPVADESLGIYVQVHPGKIADLAGGMYRYQSGQLTRISDELIQKKHVIAINQQVYENASFGIAMTSHDQQTWRQYIALGRKLQHLQMNDQQLGFMSSGYSSKTGNDLPAAKRLAAILTNSGEPYGSCYFCLGGRVSDEQIASEGMKEDTIHMKGPAELIREDLLNLLPDYMMPNRIVVMDQLPQTANGKIDQKALESASQTQLDLTERPMVAPRTGTEIKIADIWKQAMKWDAVSVQDDFFESGGNSLIAVSLINKINKTFQATLPLQILFEASTIEKLAERIDRLDSQPVSRMVPLATAGNKPAIFCWPGLGGYPMNLRTLANRTAVDRPFYGVQAHGINAGETPYATIREMALQDIKAIKQIQPTGPYTLWGYSFGARVAFEVAYQLEQAGERVEHLFLLAPGSPELRAQDAAQHGQEPSYTNKAFVTILFSVFAHSITSPALDECLRVTQDEASFTSFICARYRHLEPDLVQRISQIVRQTFEFKYSFNELLARQLNTPITLFKAQGDDYSFIENNGGYSTQAPTVIELEADHYSMLKTPDLDELVDAIHRRLNPTPHNTAIQIGNQAGDRIMPHINIKHFPVELGNSQRAQLVDALTKAVQTAFGCEAGVISIALEPVTPENWSEQVYDPEIKGRQSLLCKHPSY, encoded by the coding sequence ATGGATGGAAAACTGAATACCACCACGTTGAGTCTCGCGCACGATCAAACCCTACCTGATCTGCTCCGCGCACAAGCACTGGCTTACCCAGAGCGGGTAGCCGTCGTGCATGATGATCAGGAAATAGGTTATCGGGAGCTGGTCGAAACCAGTGAGCAGGTCTCATCCTATTTACGGCATCTGGGCATCAAGGCTGACGGGTGTGTCGGCATCTTTGTGGACCCATCGGTCGATTTGCTGGTAAGTATCTGGGGCGTGCTGTTTGCAGGGGGGGCCTATCTGCCCTTGTCGCCGGAGTACCCCGAAGAGCGGCTGCGATACATGATCGATGATGCCAAGATCCAGGTCATCTTCACCCAGCAACACCTGAAAGCAAAGCTGGCCGAGCTGGCGCCATCCCATATCCAGATTGCCACCATGGCCGATGTGCAGGCATTCACCAGCCATCGTCAGCAGCAAAGCCAGCCCCATCTGGCGGGCAAACATGATCTGGCCTATGTCATTTACACCTCAGGCAGCACAGGCAAACCTAAGGGCGTGATGATCGAGCACCATAGCATCGCCAGCCAGATGCGATGGCTGCAGGCGACGTACCAATTGGGGGGTAATCGTGCGGTGCTTCAAAAGACGCCGATGAGTTTCGATGCCGCACAATGGGAGATCCTGGCCCCTGCCGTAGGCTGCCGAGTGGTCATGGGCAACCCAGGTATCTACCGTGACCCGGAAGCCCTGGTCAGAACGATCCTGCGCCATCAGGTCACCACATTGCAGTGCGTGCCGACACTCTTGCAAGCCTTGCTGGAGACAGACGGCATCCACGATTGCACATCGCTGACCCAGATCTTCAGCGGGGGGGAGATCTTGTCCAGGCAATTGGCCAGACAGTGTCTGGACACCCTGCCCAATTGCGCTTTGGTCAACTTGTATGGCCCGACCGAGTGCACAATCAATGCCTCAGCATTCACAGTGCGGCGTGAGCAACTTGCCGATGGCCCGCATGCCATTTCAATCGGCACTCCCGTCAAGGACACTCAATATTACATCTTGGACGAAGCACAACAACCCGTCGCAGAGGGTGAGCCGGGAGAGCTGTACATTGGTGGCATCCAATTGGCGCGGGGCTATCTGCATCGCCCCGAGCTGACCACAGAGCGATTCGTGGACAACCCGTTCGACACCAAGACTGGCGCCAAGCTGTATCGCACCGGCGATCTGGTCACCAGAAACGAGGACGGGACGGTTCACTTTTTGGGCCGAGTGGATCGGCAAGTCAAATTACGTGGTTTCCGTGTCGAGCTGGACGAAATCCGCCTGGCCATCGAGGCCCATGACTGGGTGAAGAATGCAGCCGTGCTGATCAAGCAAGACCCACGCACCAGCTTTCAACATTTGATTGCCTGCATTGAATTGAATGCAAGGGAAGCCGCGTTGATGGATCAGGGCAACCATGGCGCCCATCATCAATCCAAAGAAAGCCGGCTGCAGGTACGGGCCCAATTGGCAAACCTGGGCTGCCGTGACGAGGCCGAGCTGGCTGGCAGACCAGTGGTCAGCCTGGCGGGCTATGAGCCCACCGAGACCCAGCGGCGGCGCGTCTTCGCGCGGAAGACGTATCGATTTTACGAGGGTGGGCCAGTGCAACGTGCTGATGTCCTACGGCTACTGGATACGCCGATGCCAAGCACGCAACCACGTAGCCTGGATACGCTCAGCTGGGCGGCATTTGGTGAGATCCTGCGGTATTTCGGCCAATATCTCAGCACCGAACGCCTGCTGCCAAAGTATGGTTATGCCTCACCTGGCGCACTCTACGCTACACAGATGTATCTGGAGTTGAGCCATATCGGAGGTCTGCAGTCCGGCTATTACTACTATCACCCGATCCATCACCAGCTGGTGCTGATCCAAGCATTGCCCGACGCCCCGGCTGCGACAGCCCGTGTTCATTTCATCGGCAAAAAGAGGGCGATCGAGCCGGTCTACAAGAACAACATCCAAGAGGTGCTGGAATTCGAAACCGGCCACATGCTGGGCTTGTTTGATCTGGTGTTGCCTGCTTACGGGTTAGCAATCGACAACGGCGTCTTCCAGCCCGAGATCAAAGCCTCACTGGCTTGCGCCGAAGAGGACTATTACCTGGGTTCATTCGCCATCCGGCCCGATTCAGCGCCAGTGGCCGATGAGTCGCTGGGGATCTATGTGCAGGTGCATCCCGGCAAGATCGCAGATCTGGCGGGGGGGATGTATCGCTATCAATCCGGGCAGCTGACGCGAATATCTGATGAGTTGATCCAGAAAAAGCATGTCATCGCGATCAACCAACAGGTGTACGAGAACGCCAGCTTCGGCATTGCCATGACCAGCCATGATCAACAGACATGGCGTCAGTACATTGCGCTGGGCCGCAAGCTGCAACATCTGCAAATGAACGACCAACAGCTTGGCTTCATGTCCTCCGGCTATAGCTCGAAAACTGGCAATGATCTGCCTGCTGCCAAACGGCTGGCGGCCATCCTGACCAATAGTGGCGAACCATATGGCTCATGCTACTTCTGCCTGGGCGGACGTGTCAGCGATGAGCAGATCGCCAGCGAGGGCATGAAGGAAGACACTATTCACATGAAAGGCCCTGCCGAGCTGATTCGGGAGGATCTATTGAATCTGTTGCCTGACTACATGATGCCCAATCGCATCGTGGTCATGGATCAATTACCACAGACCGCCAACGGTAAAATCGACCAGAAGGCACTGGAATCCGCCAGCCAGACACAACTTGATCTGACCGAGCGCCCCATGGTCGCGCCGCGCACAGGCACCGAGATCAAAATCGCGGACATCTGGAAACAGGCGATGAAATGGGACGCCGTGTCTGTTCAGGATGACTTTTTCGAGTCCGGTGGCAATTCGCTGATTGCGGTATCACTGATCAACAAGATCAATAAAACATTCCAGGCCACCCTACCACTGCAGATCCTGTTTGAAGCCTCCACCATTGAAAAGCTGGCGGAAAGGATCGACCGATTGGACAGCCAGCCTGTGTCACGCATGGTTCCCCTGGCCACAGCTGGTAACAAACCCGCCATCTTCTGCTGGCCGGGTCTGGGCGGCTATCCGATGAATCTGCGAACCCTGGCCAATCGCACTGCGGTGGATCGACCGTTCTATGGGGTTCAGGCACACGGTATCAACGCTGGTGAAACGCCCTATGCCACCATCCGCGAGATGGCGTTACAGGACATCAAAGCCATCAAACAGATCCAGCCAACTGGCCCATATACCTTGTGGGGCTATTCATTTGGTGCACGGGTTGCGTTTGAGGTGGCGTATCAGCTGGAGCAGGCTGGTGAGCGTGTCGAGCACTTGTTCCTGCTGGCGCCCGGCTCACCGGAATTGCGTGCGCAAGATGCCGCACAACACGGTCAGGAGCCAAGTTACACCAACAAGGCGTTCGTCACCATTCTGTTCTCCGTGTTTGCCCACAGCATCACCAGCCCCGCACTGGATGAATGCCTGCGGGTCACCCAGGACGAAGCCAGCTTCACATCCTTCATCTGCGCCCGCTATCGGCATTTGGAGCCCGACTTGGTGCAACGGATCAGTCAGATCGTGCGACAGACATTTGAATTCAAATACAGCTTCAACGAGCTGTTGGCGCGTCAGTTGAACACGCCCATCACGCTGTTCAAGGCGCAAGGCGACGACTATTCATTCATTGAAAACAACGGTGGCTATTCAACCCAAGCACCCACCGTCATCGAGCTGGAAGCAGATCATTACAGCATGCTCAAGACCCCGGATCTCGATGAGCTGGTCGATGCCATCCATCGCCGCCTGAACCCAACACCCCATAACACTGCCATTCAAATTGGCAACCAAGCAGGAGACCGTATCATGCCGCATATCAATATCAAGCATTTCCCTGTCGAGCTGGGCAACAGCCAACGCGCACAGCTGGTCGATGCCCTGACCAAAGCCGTGCAGACGGCGTTTGGCTGCGAAGCGGGCGTCATTTCCATCGCATTGGAACCGGTCACACCAGAAAACTGGAGTGAACAGGTGTATGACCCCGAAATCAAAGGCCGCCAGAGCCTGCTGTGCAAACACCCATCCTATTGA
- the plsB gene encoding glycerol-3-phosphate 1-O-acyltransferase PlsB, with amino-acid sequence MLKFLGLEAAFSLLSRKLLYLWVRTQVLPQDLTSLKLDPNKPVCYVLQTRQLSNLMVLETETIRTGLPRAMGRFQSLDVREDRSFFFLTRGETPGLRRQNRFAYSPRLKRLVQAVMADPKFDVQLVPVTILWGRQPQKEDSLLKILFTDSWATPSAIKQLFRVLIHGRGTLVRFEEPMSLREVVDEGQNEELTLRKIARILRVHFRRQREMAIGPDLSHRRTQVNALLETDAVQRAIELEAREKNVLPHKLEDTARRYAMEIAADYSYPTVRAYEKFLTWLWTRLYDGVKVYRMNELVDLAAEGPEIIYVPTHRSHIDYLLMSYVIFKQGMMVPHIAAGANLNLPVVGGILRRGGAFFLRRTFKGNHLYAAVFNEYLHMMIQKGYPIEYFIEGGRSRTGRLLSPKGGMLAMTLASFLRDHSRPIVFVPIYFGYEKVMEGGTYVAELSGKPKEKESIWGLIKTIRDIEKVFGEVHVNFGQPIPLADLLDEQHPGWRDEPAIEDTKVPWVSKSVDVLANRIVTQINSAAVVNPINLLAFALLSTPKQVADEDLLVAYLDTLRKMLADAPYSDRIELTALDGRALIEYGMKMKVLERLSHPLGNLIQLEGAQALQMTYFRNNVQHLFTLQGMIACFLTNENALERGRIVELIRNLYPFLQAELFLHWSIEALDEVVNRQIDAMIGSGLLAMRSDQTTIKAPNRNSAEYMQLEILARSVRQAMERYYIAVALLTRQGSGKITAAHLEELCSMFAQRLAILHEHPAPEFFDKGVFRSFIQTLKRIGVLGENEQRQLVFDRQLQASANEAHLVLPHDVRQTVQQLTRLDADEIRKAVVEIAAKSKK; translated from the coding sequence ATGCTCAAATTTCTAGGCCTAGAGGCGGCGTTCAGCCTGTTATCACGTAAATTGCTGTACCTGTGGGTGCGTACACAGGTATTGCCACAGGATTTGACATCGCTCAAGCTCGATCCGAACAAACCGGTCTGCTATGTGCTGCAGACCAGGCAATTGTCCAACCTGATGGTGCTGGAAACAGAAACCATCCGGACAGGCTTGCCTCGGGCCATGGGGCGCTTTCAGAGCCTGGATGTCCGTGAAGATCGCTCGTTTTTCTTCTTGACGCGAGGTGAAACGCCTGGCCTGCGCCGCCAAAACCGTTTTGCCTACTCACCGCGCCTGAAGCGGTTGGTACAAGCGGTGATGGCCGACCCGAAATTTGATGTACAGCTGGTGCCGGTGACGATTCTATGGGGCCGCCAGCCGCAGAAAGAAGATTCCCTGCTGAAGATCCTGTTCACCGACAGCTGGGCGACACCGAGCGCCATCAAACAACTATTCCGTGTGCTGATCCATGGGCGGGGCACCTTGGTTCGGTTCGAAGAGCCGATGAGCCTGCGGGAGGTGGTGGATGAAGGGCAGAACGAAGAGCTGACGCTGCGCAAGATCGCGCGCATTTTGCGGGTGCATTTCCGCCGCCAGCGCGAGATGGCAATCGGCCCCGATCTGTCGCACCGCCGCACCCAGGTGAATGCATTGTTGGAAACGGACGCAGTCCAGCGGGCAATTGAACTGGAAGCACGAGAGAAGAATGTCCTGCCACACAAGCTGGAGGACACCGCCCGTCGCTACGCAATGGAAATTGCAGCCGACTATTCCTACCCCACAGTGCGGGCGTATGAGAAATTCCTGACCTGGTTGTGGACTCGCCTGTACGATGGGGTCAAGGTCTACCGCATGAATGAGCTGGTGGACTTGGCTGCCGAAGGCCCGGAAATCATCTATGTGCCCACGCACCGAAGCCATATCGACTATTTGTTGATGTCTTATGTCATCTTCAAACAAGGAATGATGGTGCCGCACATTGCGGCGGGTGCCAACTTGAATCTACCCGTGGTGGGGGGGATTTTGCGGCGGGGGGGGGCGTTCTTCCTGCGTCGCACCTTCAAGGGCAATCATCTCTATGCGGCGGTGTTCAACGAATACCTGCACATGATGATTCAGAAAGGCTACCCGATCGAGTATTTCATCGAAGGGGGGCGCAGCCGTACCGGGCGCTTGCTGAGTCCGAAAGGGGGGATGCTGGCCATGACGCTGGCGAGCTTCCTACGAGACCATAGCCGCCCGATCGTGTTCGTGCCCATCTATTTCGGTTACGAAAAAGTGATGGAGGGTGGCACGTATGTTGCCGAGTTGTCAGGCAAACCCAAAGAGAAAGAATCGATTTGGGGGTTGATCAAGACCATTCGCGATATCGAAAAAGTGTTCGGTGAGGTGCACGTCAACTTCGGTCAGCCCATTCCCTTGGCTGATCTATTGGATGAGCAGCACCCTGGCTGGCGCGATGAGCCGGCCATCGAGGATACCAAGGTACCTTGGGTCAGCAAGTCAGTGGATGTGTTGGCCAACCGGATTGTGACCCAGATCAACAGCGCAGCGGTGGTCAACCCGATCAACCTGCTGGCTTTTGCGTTGTTGTCCACGCCTAAACAAGTGGCAGATGAGGATCTGCTGGTGGCCTATCTGGACACCCTGCGCAAGATGCTGGCGGATGCGCCCTACAGTGATCGGATCGAGCTGACTGCGCTGGATGGTCGAGCCCTGATTGAATATGGCATGAAGATGAAGGTGCTGGAGCGCTTGTCGCATCCATTGGGCAATCTGATTCAGCTAGAGGGTGCGCAGGCTTTGCAGATGACGTATTTCCGCAACAATGTGCAACACTTGTTCACCTTGCAAGGCATGATCGCATGCTTCCTGACCAATGAGAACGCCTTGGAGCGGGGCCGCATTGTTGAGTTGATCCGGAATCTCTACCCCTTCTTGCAGGCCGAGTTGTTCCTGCATTGGTCGATCGAGGCGCTGGACGAGGTAGTGAATCGTCAGATCGATGCCATGATCGGGAGCGGCCTGCTGGCCATGCGTAGCGACCAGACAACGATCAAGGCGCCGAATCGTAACAGTGCGGAGTACATGCAACTGGAGATCCTGGCTCGATCCGTCCGACAAGCCATGGAGCGCTACTATATCGCTGTGGCGCTGCTTACCCGCCAGGGCTCTGGCAAGATCACGGCGGCGCATCTGGAGGAGCTATGCTCGATGTTCGCGCAGCGGCTGGCGATTCTGCATGAGCATCCGGCACCTGAGTTCTTCGACAAAGGTGTATTCCGTAGCTTCATCCAGACCTTGAAACGCATCGGAGTGCTGGGTGAAAACGAACAGCGGCAACTGGTGTTTGACCGGCAACTGCAGGCGTCGGCCAATGAAGCACATCTGGTGCTGCCGCACGATGTCAGGCAGACGGTGCAGCAATTGACGCGGCTGGACGCGGACGAGATCCGCAAGGCGGTGGTGGAGATTGCTGCCAAATCGAAAAAGTGA